The Agromyces mangrovi genome contains a region encoding:
- the rsfS gene encoding ribosome silencing factor, translating into MTATDDARHLLGIAAAAADEKGGTDLVALDVSEPLPLADIFLLVSGRSERNVVAIADGVEDALREHGVHTVRREGRAEGRWVLLDFGDLVVHVFHEEERMYYGLERLWRDCPVIDVASLLPNGA; encoded by the coding sequence ATGACCGCAACCGACGACGCCCGCCACCTGCTGGGCATCGCCGCGGCCGCCGCAGACGAGAAGGGCGGCACCGATCTCGTCGCCCTCGACGTCTCGGAGCCGCTGCCGCTGGCCGACATCTTCCTGCTCGTCTCAGGCCGCTCGGAGCGCAACGTCGTCGCGATCGCCGACGGCGTCGAGGACGCGCTGCGCGAGCACGGCGTGCACACGGTGCGTCGGGAGGGGCGTGCCGAGGGCCGCTGGGTGCTGCTCGACTTCGGCGACCTGGTCGTGCACGTGTTCCACGAGGAGGAGCGCATGTACTACGGCCTGGAGCGCCTCTGGCGCGACTGCCCGGTGATCGACGTCGCGTCGCTGCTGCCGAACGGCGCCTGA
- a CDS encoding TetR/AcrR family transcriptional regulator, with protein sequence MDDPGGDMDGSTTTVGTARPNRRGPYANTAARRAEIVRAALASFAEHGYERASLRDIAARANLTHAALLRHFASKDDLLLAALAQRDADDEELARRIMQSKVSAERVLSTVLADDFAHPERQRNWLAITVAATNPEHPAHEFFIARRDRMRTNFSSGRLTTAHDGEELTADDKTTMLLAMIDGLRIQALLDPTRDTLPLLETFMRLIATDDDATR encoded by the coding sequence ATGGACGACCCGGGAGGCGACATGGACGGTTCGACGACGACGGTCGGGACGGCACGCCCGAACCGACGCGGCCCCTATGCGAACACCGCGGCACGACGAGCCGAGATCGTTCGCGCAGCCCTCGCGAGCTTCGCGGAGCACGGGTACGAGCGCGCATCGCTGCGCGACATCGCCGCTCGCGCGAACCTGACGCACGCGGCCCTCCTCCGGCACTTCGCGAGTAAGGACGACCTGCTCCTCGCGGCGCTCGCCCAGCGGGACGCCGACGACGAGGAACTCGCGCGTCGCATCATGCAGTCGAAGGTCTCGGCCGAACGCGTGCTCTCCACGGTGCTCGCCGACGACTTCGCGCACCCCGAGCGCCAGCGGAACTGGCTCGCGATCACCGTCGCGGCGACGAACCCGGAGCATCCGGCTCACGAGTTCTTCATCGCACGTCGCGATCGCATGCGGACGAACTTCTCGAGCGGCCGCCTCACGACCGCCCACGACGGCGAAGAACTCACCGCCGACGACAAGACCACCATGCTCCTGGCCATGATCGACGGCCTCCGCATCCAGGCACTGCTCGATCCGACGCGCGACACGCTGCCGCTGCTCGAGACCTTCATGCGACTGATCGCCACCGACGACGACGCGACGCGCTGA
- a CDS encoding MFS transporter, with protein MTRNEPAAADAAGIAVADAQQSTAADGVAEPQQPMSRSYIFWLMLASFGVSMAMMVPLAYGIAVRISELAPGREEVLGYITGTAQAVYLIISPMIGIWSDRTRSRFGRRTPFIYLGIVIGLLGLVVISFAPNLLIVGAGWVLGMSGWSIAGAPLQLLMADKLPESQRGKVSALTGLMTQIAPVLGIGVAYAVSSNTTLVFLVPGIIGALMLAIFPLIKPEEARSTSRGTTL; from the coding sequence GTGACGAGGAACGAGCCGGCCGCAGCAGACGCCGCGGGCATCGCCGTGGCCGACGCGCAGCAGTCCACCGCGGCCGACGGCGTCGCCGAGCCCCAGCAGCCGATGAGCCGGAGCTACATCTTCTGGCTGATGCTCGCGAGCTTCGGCGTCTCGATGGCGATGATGGTGCCGCTGGCCTACGGCATCGCCGTCCGGATCAGCGAACTCGCGCCGGGCCGCGAGGAGGTGCTCGGCTACATCACCGGCACCGCACAGGCGGTGTACCTGATCATCAGCCCGATGATCGGCATCTGGAGCGACCGCACGCGGTCGAGGTTCGGGCGACGCACGCCCTTCATCTACCTCGGCATCGTGATCGGCCTCCTCGGCCTGGTCGTGATCTCGTTCGCGCCGAACCTGCTGATCGTCGGCGCGGGCTGGGTGCTCGGCATGTCCGGCTGGTCGATCGCCGGTGCGCCCCTCCAGCTGCTCATGGCCGACAAGCTCCCCGAGTCCCAGCGCGGCAAGGTGTCGGCCCTCACCGGGCTGATGACCCAGATCGCGCCGGTGCTGGGCATCGGCGTCGCCTACGCCGTGTCGTCCAACACCACGCTCGTGTTCCTCGTTCCCGGCATCATCGGTGCGCTGATGCTCGCGATCTTCCCGCTCATCAAGCCCGAGGAAGCTCGAAGCACCTCCCGCGGAACGACGTTGTGA
- a CDS encoding glutamate-5-semialdehyde dehydrogenase encodes MQSTVAIDPVLASRFDEARTAARVLGTRPTGVKDAALDAIADALLAHEPAILAANEQDIAAGRSNGLGDGLLDRLTLTSQRVAALADAVRDVVRLEDPVGESVRGRRLPNGIRIEQVRVPLGVVGAIYEARPNVTVDIAALAIKSGNAVVLRGGSAAERTNAVLVGVLREGLSAAGLPEGAVQTVDDFGRDGARAMMHARGRIDVLIPRGSAGLIETVVSESTVPVIETGAGVVHMFLDESAPLERAVELVHNAKVQRPSVCNALETVLVHRAAAERLLPAVLDRLLEAGVTVRGDEAVQSVRPEVLPATDEDYAAEHMALEISARVVDDLDQALEHIDRFSTRHTEAIVTDDLAASERFLAEVDAAAVMVNASTRFTDGGEFGFGAEVGISTQKLHARGPMGLPELTSTKWLVRGDGQVRG; translated from the coding sequence ATGCAGTCGACCGTCGCCATCGACCCCGTGCTCGCCTCCCGATTCGACGAGGCGCGCACCGCAGCGCGGGTGCTCGGCACCCGGCCGACGGGCGTGAAGGATGCCGCGCTCGACGCGATCGCCGACGCGCTGCTCGCGCACGAACCCGCCATTCTCGCCGCGAACGAGCAGGACATCGCGGCGGGCCGCTCGAACGGCCTCGGCGACGGCCTGCTCGACCGCCTCACGCTGACGTCGCAGCGCGTCGCAGCGCTGGCCGATGCGGTGCGCGACGTCGTGCGCCTCGAGGACCCGGTCGGCGAGTCGGTGCGCGGACGGCGCCTGCCCAACGGCATCCGCATCGAGCAGGTGCGCGTGCCGCTCGGCGTGGTCGGCGCGATCTACGAGGCGCGGCCGAACGTCACGGTCGACATCGCCGCGCTCGCGATCAAGAGCGGCAATGCCGTGGTGCTCCGCGGCGGTTCGGCCGCCGAGCGCACCAACGCCGTGCTCGTGGGCGTGCTGCGCGAGGGGCTCTCCGCGGCGGGCCTGCCCGAGGGAGCGGTGCAGACCGTCGACGACTTCGGTCGCGACGGCGCGCGCGCCATGATGCACGCGCGTGGCCGCATCGACGTGCTGATCCCGCGCGGCAGCGCCGGGCTCATCGAGACCGTGGTGTCCGAGTCGACCGTGCCCGTCATCGAGACCGGCGCGGGCGTCGTGCACATGTTCCTCGACGAGAGCGCACCACTCGAGCGCGCGGTGGAGCTCGTGCACAACGCCAAGGTGCAGCGGCCGAGCGTCTGCAACGCGCTCGAGACCGTGCTCGTGCACCGGGCGGCCGCCGAGCGCCTGCTGCCCGCGGTGCTCGATCGACTGCTCGAGGCGGGCGTGACGGTGCGCGGCGACGAGGCCGTGCAGTCGGTGCGGCCCGAGGTGCTCCCCGCGACCGACGAGGACTACGCGGCCGAGCACATGGCGCTCGAGATCTCGGCGCGCGTCGTCGACGACCTCGACCAGGCGCTCGAGCACATCGACCGCTTCTCGACCCGCCACACCGAGGCGATCGTGACCGACGACCTCGCCGCCTCCGAGCGCTTCCTCGCCGAGGTCGACGCGGCCGCGGTCATGGTGAACGCCTCGACGCGCTTCACCGACGGCGGCGAGTTCGGGTTCGGTGCCGAAGTCGGCATCTCGACGCAGAAGCTGCACGCGCGCGGACCGATGGGGCTGCCCGAGCTCACGAGCACCAAGTGGCTCGTGCGCGGCGACGGGCAGGTGCGCGGCTGA
- a CDS encoding MFS transporter: MTLKSVVTSYGFDVRKYPDFAWNWLGRFVFFIGLYFNTTFGTFFYAQRLDLPVREVAGIVATVGMIGVLAAAAGALVGGFLSDKLQRRRLFVMIASLLFVVGAVVEATAWNLPQIIVGAVLMQLAIAVFATVDQAIVFAIIPERDQVGRYMAVVQFAQKIPSAIAPLIAGVVITIGAVGDVKNYTLLYLSGAVFALIGGLIILLKVKSVR; encoded by the coding sequence GTGACCCTCAAGTCGGTCGTGACGAGCTACGGCTTCGACGTGCGGAAGTACCCCGACTTCGCCTGGAACTGGCTCGGCCGCTTCGTGTTCTTCATCGGCCTCTACTTCAACACGACGTTCGGCACGTTCTTCTACGCCCAGCGGCTCGACCTGCCCGTCCGGGAGGTCGCGGGCATCGTCGCCACCGTCGGGATGATCGGCGTGCTCGCCGCGGCCGCGGGCGCGCTGGTCGGCGGGTTCCTGTCCGACAAGCTGCAGCGCAGGCGACTGTTCGTCATGATCGCCTCACTGCTCTTCGTGGTCGGGGCGGTCGTCGAGGCGACCGCGTGGAACCTGCCGCAGATCATCGTCGGCGCCGTGCTCATGCAGCTCGCGATCGCGGTCTTCGCCACGGTCGACCAGGCGATCGTGTTCGCGATCATCCCCGAACGCGACCAGGTCGGCCGGTACATGGCGGTCGTCCAGTTCGCACAGAAGATCCCGAGCGCGATCGCGCCGCTCATCGCGGGCGTCGTGATCACGATCGGCGCCGTGGGCGACGTGAAGAACTACACGCTGCTGTACCTGAGCGGCGCGGTGTTCGCGCTCATCGGCGGCCTCATCATCCTGCTCAAGGTCAAGTCGGTGCGCTGA
- the nadD gene encoding nicotinate-nucleotide adenylyltransferase, with the protein MGGTFDPVHHGHLVAASEVAHSYGLDEVVFVPTGRPSHKDAVTEAEHRYLMTVIATASNPRFTVSRVDIDRAGPTYTTDTLRDIRRQRPDAELFFITGADAVAQILSWKDVGELWEQAHFVAVSRPGHVLSVSGLPEADVSLLEVPALAISSTDCRNRVRRGDPVWYLVPDGVVQYISKHRLYRSLE; encoded by the coding sequence ATGGGCGGGACGTTCGACCCGGTCCACCACGGCCATCTCGTCGCCGCGAGCGAGGTGGCGCACTCGTACGGCCTCGACGAGGTCGTCTTCGTCCCGACCGGCCGGCCCTCGCACAAGGACGCGGTCACCGAGGCCGAGCACCGCTACCTCATGACGGTGATCGCGACCGCGTCGAATCCGCGGTTCACCGTGAGCCGCGTCGACATCGACCGTGCGGGGCCGACCTACACGACGGACACGCTGCGCGACATCCGCCGTCAACGACCCGATGCCGAGCTCTTCTTCATCACCGGCGCCGACGCCGTCGCGCAGATCCTCTCGTGGAAGGACGTCGGCGAACTCTGGGAGCAGGCGCACTTCGTTGCTGTGAGTCGTCCGGGACATGTGCTCTCCGTTTCGGGTTTGCCCGAGGCGGACGTAAGCTTGCTGGAGGTTCCGGCACTTGCGATCTCGTCCACCGACTGCCGGAACAGGGTGCGCCGGGGTGACCCGGTGTGGTACTTGGTGCCCGACGGGGTCGTCCAGTACATCTCCAAGCACCGTCTGTATCGGAGTCTCGAATGA
- a CDS encoding alpha-L-rhamnosidase, producing the protein MQPNAPHDLTVDSGGDEFIVTGPAPRLSWKDPLERAVGTAYELEADVDGVTSTATLASRRFAAWPFGALASGARVRWRVRAAVAESSWSEWSSFEVGLLDQDWTADWISPVEADDPGYGERPAHRLAGAFDLPDGVVHARLYATALGVYTATVNGCRAGGAELAPGSTSYDRTLYAQAYDVTEALRRGRNRIEVELSDGWYRGQVGAFRLPAGWGTTTAARVELHVALADGSTRVIRSDGDWRSIRSCITRADLMAGQTVDHSQPVGEEAPVRVGVVRDAPPVTWSPAPPVRVVETRPVVSAREVSDGVWVLDFGQNASGWLRMTDLGAAGTRTVVDYGEFVGADGDLSTSHLDSERPGEAPLPFVQRDEVVAGDGDDVFEPRHTVHGFQYVRVTRTGAPFDPASVEMRVVQTDLRRVGEFASSDDDLNRLHEIADWSFRGNAVDVPTDCPTRERLAWTGDYQVFAPTATRLYDVLGFSRKWLQSVRDDQLDDGRIANFSPDGRRIKHHLDDQFAMMTGSSGWGDAIVAVPWELYRTSGDRDVLAENWDAMVRWVEWALEQARSARHHARVQASPEPEPFEQYLWDGTFHWGEWTEPRERDADGNRIDPIKHDPMAWFMADKGEVGTAYLHRSTATLAAIAGVLGRDDEQRSYAQVAERIADAWRQAYLRPDGTTAGDTQAAYVRALSFGLIPDEHRTAAVDRLVTLIRDAGTHLGTGFLATGDLLPVLADAGRSDLAYELLAQRSAPSWLYMVDRGATTIWEDWEGIDEHGDAHESLNHYSKGAVIRFLHTHTLGLRQPDESVAWEQVVIAPVPAPGMTWARGSHDGPQGTIAVAWRIEGDRMHLDAEIPSGTTALVVLPDGTEQRVGPGRVAASAPLTTEPATAGA; encoded by the coding sequence ATGCAGCCGAACGCACCCCACGACCTGACCGTCGACAGCGGCGGGGACGAGTTCATCGTCACCGGACCTGCTCCGCGGCTGTCCTGGAAGGACCCGCTCGAGCGAGCCGTCGGAACGGCGTACGAGCTCGAGGCGGACGTGGACGGCGTGACATCGACCGCAACCCTCGCGTCCCGACGCTTCGCTGCCTGGCCGTTCGGCGCACTCGCCAGCGGCGCCCGGGTGCGGTGGCGGGTCCGCGCCGCCGTGGCGGAGTCGTCCTGGTCGGAATGGTCCTCGTTCGAGGTCGGGCTGCTCGACCAGGACTGGACGGCCGACTGGATCTCCCCGGTCGAGGCCGACGATCCCGGCTACGGCGAGCGCCCCGCGCACCGGCTCGCGGGCGCGTTCGACCTGCCGGACGGCGTAGTGCACGCGCGGCTCTACGCGACCGCACTCGGCGTGTACACGGCCACGGTGAACGGATGCCGCGCCGGCGGCGCGGAACTCGCACCTGGCTCGACGTCGTACGACCGCACGCTGTACGCGCAGGCGTACGACGTGACCGAAGCGCTGCGCCGGGGGCGCAATCGCATCGAGGTCGAGCTCTCCGACGGGTGGTACCGCGGCCAGGTCGGCGCGTTCCGGCTCCCGGCCGGCTGGGGCACGACGACCGCGGCGCGCGTCGAACTGCACGTCGCACTCGCCGACGGCAGCACGCGCGTCATCCGGAGCGACGGCGACTGGCGCAGCATCCGATCGTGCATCACCCGCGCCGACCTGATGGCCGGGCAGACGGTCGACCACTCGCAGCCCGTCGGCGAGGAGGCGCCGGTGCGCGTGGGCGTCGTGCGGGATGCGCCGCCGGTGACGTGGTCGCCGGCGCCACCGGTGCGCGTGGTCGAGACGCGACCGGTGGTGTCGGCCCGTGAGGTGTCCGACGGCGTCTGGGTGCTCGACTTCGGGCAGAACGCGTCGGGCTGGCTGCGGATGACGGACCTGGGCGCGGCCGGGACGCGCACGGTCGTCGACTACGGCGAGTTCGTCGGCGCCGACGGCGACCTGTCCACGTCACACCTGGACTCCGAGCGTCCCGGTGAGGCGCCGCTGCCGTTCGTGCAGCGCGACGAGGTGGTCGCCGGCGATGGGGACGACGTGTTCGAGCCGCGGCACACGGTGCACGGGTTCCAGTACGTGCGGGTGACTCGCACGGGTGCGCCGTTCGACCCGGCGAGCGTCGAGATGCGGGTGGTGCAGACCGACCTGCGTCGGGTCGGGGAGTTCGCGTCGAGCGATGACGACCTGAACCGTCTCCACGAGATCGCCGACTGGAGCTTCCGCGGCAACGCCGTCGACGTGCCGACCGATTGCCCGACGCGCGAGCGGCTGGCCTGGACCGGCGACTACCAGGTCTTCGCGCCGACCGCGACGCGGCTGTACGACGTGCTGGGTTTCAGCCGGAAGTGGCTGCAGTCGGTGCGCGACGATCAGCTCGACGACGGGCGCATCGCGAACTTCTCGCCCGACGGGCGGCGCATCAAGCACCACCTCGACGATCAGTTCGCGATGATGACCGGCTCCTCCGGGTGGGGCGACGCGATCGTCGCGGTGCCGTGGGAGCTGTACCGCACCTCGGGCGACCGCGACGTGCTCGCCGAGAACTGGGACGCCATGGTGCGCTGGGTCGAGTGGGCGCTCGAGCAGGCGCGGTCGGCCCGTCACCACGCACGCGTGCAGGCCTCGCCCGAGCCCGAGCCGTTCGAGCAGTACCTCTGGGACGGCACGTTCCACTGGGGCGAGTGGACCGAACCGCGCGAGCGCGACGCCGACGGCAACCGGATCGACCCGATCAAGCACGACCCGATGGCCTGGTTCATGGCCGACAAGGGCGAGGTCGGCACGGCCTACCTGCACCGCTCGACGGCGACCCTGGCAGCGATCGCCGGCGTCCTCGGCCGCGACGACGAGCAGCGCTCCTACGCGCAGGTCGCCGAGCGCATCGCCGACGCGTGGCGGCAGGCGTACCTCCGACCCGACGGCACGACCGCGGGCGACACGCAGGCCGCGTACGTGCGTGCGCTCTCGTTCGGGCTGATCCCCGACGAGCACCGCACCGCGGCCGTGGACCGGCTGGTCACGCTGATCCGCGACGCCGGCACCCACCTCGGCACCGGCTTCCTCGCCACCGGCGACCTGCTGCCCGTGCTCGCGGACGCCGGCCGCTCCGACCTCGCCTACGAACTGCTCGCACAGCGCAGCGCGCCGTCGTGGCTGTACATGGTCGACCGGGGCGCCACGACCATCTGGGAGGACTGGGAGGGCATCGACGAGCACGGCGACGCCCACGAGTCGCTGAACCACTACAGCAAGGGCGCGGTCATCCGCTTCCTGCACACCCACACGCTCGGCCTGCGCCAGCCCGACGAATCCGTGGCATGGGAACAGGTCGTCATCGCACCGGTGCCGGCACCCGGCATGACCTGGGCACG